In the genome of Brachypodium distachyon strain Bd21 chromosome 3, Brachypodium_distachyon_v3.0, whole genome shotgun sequence, the window TACGTTATAAGCACCTATTCATGCAATCAAGATTTCGAGTAacataacaaaaacattttagAAGAAAGACTGGAAGGATCTTTAGCCTGTAACGTTAGCATCAACTATATTCATTTATGTTAGTTCTGTATTATCTAAACCCGACCACAACATACAATGAAAGGAATGCCTCTGCACAAAATAAATTCAATGCAATAGGAAATTTGTACGGTTTACAATACCTAAAGTTCGTATTTAATCAAATTACTCTGCAAAAACAGATTATGAGGTTTGGTACACACTATGAGAACTAAGTCTAAATTTGCCATTGAAGTGGATTATGATAGTCCAGGTTTTTCATCCAACTTTTGCCTATTTTTATATTTCGACAGCAGATTATAAACTAAGTTCACAGTGCCACAATTCAGCAATCTCAAACTGAGACTAAGAAATCCTCAGCAGAGCCAGGTGGCCCTTCAAAAAATATCCAAAACCAGGCATCTTTAGCATAACAAACTCTGATATGCAAATGTGAATTTTTACCCGAACATTTATTTTCATGATCTTGGAAAAATTTACAAATCTTACCAGCACGACTGCTTCATCCTCAACTGTATTCTTAACAGATCTTAGACCATCTCGGACAGCATCCTTAATTTGTGCAATGGTATGGTCATTAGGTCCTGAAGATGTTGAATTTATCATAAGTTCACAACACAACTAATATTGGAAAAGATCCTAgtgtttctcaaaaataaGCTAACCTTTAATCAGAATAGTACACGAGTGAGGATTTTTTACATTCTCCACAAACGTGTACTTTTCTTCTCCAAGAACATGCTCATAGACAAGCCCAGCCCAGCCAAGACAATCTTCAGTCAAGTCATCAACTGAATTAATGGCTTCACCACCACACGCTAACACAAGTCTTTCCATGTTCCTCCTCTTTGCTCTTCGGAGAGCAATAATCTGTAGCATACAAATTGTTTTTAACAAGGCTcccgtgaaaaaaaaaatgcatgtcGCAGATTAAAATCAATGTGCAGAATTCTAGACTGGAGGAATTCAACGCATAGCTATCACTACGAGGATATATAGAGTAGCATATGTAGTTGTGTACATGGGCTTGTCTTGGACTTACATGAGTTTTGTGGCTTATAGTTATAGAGTAGCATATGCATAACAAGTTAATCAACTCTCATGTTCCAAGTTCAGCTGGTAACATCAAGATACACAAATTCTAAACTTAACTAAGGTTCAGGCCTATGTCAAGGTAAGCAACTTAGAATAGTTAAGTAAAAGATAGAATCGGTTACCCCTGCTCTAGCTAGGAGATCAAGGGATGGAGGATCAATGCCCTTTTGATTGATCACCACAAAATTCTTGTCAGTTCCTGAGCAAACCTGCATATTATCCAAAAATGTTAAGGACATTTTCCCAAAAAACGAGAGAGAAAATACAGGTGGTAGTAAGCAAATACCTTATTTTTCAATTCAATAATCTTCTTGACACGCTCATCAACTTGGCGTCTCTCTGCAGAAACCATCTTTTCTCTCTGTTCTGCGTTCGAGTAGAAGAATCCTGCATTTATTTCACTGAGAAACTTACATGTCAGTTAAGCAGCTCCCAATGATGACACACGTAAACAGCAAATCTAAGTAGATTTTAAGTTAGTCTGTGCTAGAAATTAATGGCGCATGTGCAGGCAAGAAATTAACTCAAGTTAGtactttcctttttgaaaaaaaatataatgtcAAAGGATTATCTTTAAAGTATGTGCCTCTTCTCATATGTAGTGCagcaaaaattcaaaaacatTTATCTATGGTGATTAATGGATCCTTGGAGCTAAACTATGCAACTAAGCATATCCCTGTAGAAGCATGCACCTTTTCTCATACTCCAGTGAGACATTAGCAGTCAAGATGTAACAGTTTTCTGCCCTGCGCTTCATGTCAGGGTGCCGAGAACCATGGTCGAGCACCAAACCCTCAATCTACAACAATACGAAAGTAACAGAGTAAGTATTTAAATGTTGCATAACAACAAAGGTCCATTTATGTGTGTGACAAAGAAAACAGACGCATTAGggtcaaaaaaggaaaacagatGCATATAACTGAAAAGTTGAATAAACAGGTATCCAAGTTCACAAGCTTGTGCCTGAACAAGACGAGTGAACTATTTATCTATAGGTAAGGGGCTATGACTTTCAGAAGGATGTTATACAGTgcaatgaaaagaaaatgaatacGTACCAGATGTGTATCGACATCAAATTTATGGCGCATGTGCATTATTTCCACCATAAAAAGATCAATTGGTTCATCCTTTTGACGGACACAAAGGACCTATAGGGACCATACACAAAATTCAAATGTGTTCAGAAATGGAGGGGCATTAAAGCTAACAAAGGAGCACTAGAAGAGATATCAACGTTACCGCGTTTAAAACGATGTCAGTCAACTGATCAGCCAATCCTTCATACAACTACAAAACAGTGGATTTTGTGTAAACTTGGTACTTGAGAGGTAAATGGTATATAAGGATAGGTCTAAATTTACTAACAAAGAAGGATGGAGAAATAGAGTGACAACCTTTGTCCTAAGAGTTGTTCTTGCTACCATTTTTAACATCTCTCTGTCAGGTTCATCACCCATTACAACTGGTGTCTTGAATTTCTCAAGGAATTCAAGAGTTGCTCTCTTGGCCACCTCAAAGCCATCGACCAAAAACCGTGGATGAGTACCTACAAGAGTATCAACTGGTTACTATGAACTTGTAGAAAATAGCCAGCTCTCATATAAACATAAAATTTACCATCTAAGAAACAATTTTGCATTTAGAGATAAACTTTTCTTACCAGTTGAGAGGAGAAGGTCCTTATATTTTAGGTCAACTTTTTGGCCCATTTGTGTAATGGACACAAGAGCAATTAACGTCCACAAAATGCAATTGCGATGCTAAAAGTTCTCAGTATAATATCCTCCCATTTCTCAAgtttaaaagaaaatattgctTGAAAAGGACACTAAATTACAATGCTTTGCTCTCTACCCTTCAGTTTGCAACTGATTAAGCTACTTAGTTCTGCTACAGTCGCATACAAATACAACGTTAGCGCCAGATCCACAGATCATTAGCTCTCCTACAGTCCTAATTACATGTGAAGATGCATATGTGAAAGTACTCATTCTTAACCTTAATCGAACAAATAGATGCATTGAACACGAAATACCAGCCCAGATTAACACTAGCATACTGTCATTTCAGAGTTGACAAAAAGGGTGCCCCGAGAAAAGGGTGGTGACCTTTCTTTGCATAAGGTTTATAAATTGCTCCTATATGCCTCAGGGATATTTTGGATGCAAGCAACAAATTTCATGCAACAACAATCATATCGATTCATCAAAACAGATAAGAGGGGATGTGTCCATAACCAGACCTTCTTCGATGCATCGCTCAGACTGCTTCATAAGCTCCCCAATGAAAAGTACAGTGGACGTAGTGCCATCCCCGCTAGTGTCATCCTGCGCCACCGCGGTCCTTGCAATCATGATTGCCGTCGGGTTCTGGATTTGCTGCGAAAAGCGACAGGAGACATCAAACCAGAGAGCGCCTAACATTCAAAGGGCATCAAAAGTATAGCTATGAGCATAAATAATACCATTTCTTTCAAGAGGGTGTTGCCATCTTTGGTCAGCTTAATGTCACCAGCTCCACCCACAAGCCTGTGCAGCACAAATCAAAGACGTTCAGGTAAAGCGAATGTCACTATCACTCTGCAAGTAAAAGACACCTAGACTTGCGATGCCCTTTCAATGTTACTTCAACAGCTCTAGAGGTTGAGAGCAACTAGCTAATTACCAAACCCCAACTTAATCAAATCAGTGGAAACCCAATGCATTGCTGAAAGCAGATCGCCGCCACATGATTCCACTAGGATTGTAAATCTGCACAGCTAACACGAATCCGCAAGCATGTCGACCATAAATTGTCACTGCAACACCCAACGAAGATCCTAGTGGGCAAAATCAGCCTCCCCGAGAAAAAGTGAATTTAACTGAGACTGGGATCACGAGACTGAACGAAATGCCCAGATCATCCAAACAGCGCCACTCCAAGTCTAAAACTAGACCAACGGCGAGAGATACCCAGAGACTAGAACTCGAGGCCGAACACTGCACCTCGCATTCTCGCAAACCTAAGTAGGGGACTGCCCTCCCCGCCATGCACATCCAGAAAAGGCGAAACCCCACGGCTCCACGACCGGCACGCGCGTGATCCAGACCACGAATCTAGCAGCCACGCCGTGCAGTATCCAGTGGCGCGCCACCTATGGCTAGAGCTAGGggtaggggggggggggtgtgtGCGAGGGATACGTACATCTTGATGGTGCCCTTGGGGCCGAGGTTGGTCCGGAGCACGTCCTGGAGGCCCTTGGCGGCGTTGATGTTCATGTGCAGCGCCGCCGACTTGTTGAGCACCTCCGCGTTGGGGTTCAGCACGCGGAgcgacatggcggcggctggaCCGGCGGCGCGGTGAGGCGGATCGGGCGGGGCGCGAGAGCGAG includes:
- the LOC100833189 gene encoding T-complex protein 1 subunit zeta 1 — its product is MSLRVLNPNAEVLNKSAALHMNINAAKGLQDVLRTNLGPKGTIKMLVGGAGDIKLTKDGNTLLKEMQIQNPTAIMIARTAVAQDDTSGDGTTSTVLFIGELMKQSERCIEEGTHPRFLVDGFEVAKRATLEFLEKFKTPVVMGDEPDREMLKMVARTTLRTKLYEGLADQLTDIVLNAVLCVRQKDEPIDLFMVEIMHMRHKFDVDTHLIEGLVLDHGSRHPDMKRRAENCYILTANVSLEYEKSEINAGFFYSNAEQREKMVSAERRQVDERVKKIIELKNKVCSGTDKNFVVINQKGIDPPSLDLLARAGIIALRRAKRRNMERLVLACGGEAINSVDDLTEDCLGWAGLVYEHVLGEEKYTFVENVKNPHSCTILIKGPNDHTIAQIKDAVRDGLRSVKNTVEDEAVVLGAGAFEMAAKKHLMDNVKKTVKGRAQLGVAAFADALLVIPKTLAENSGLDTQDVIVALENEHDRGLVVGLNHHSGEPVDPQMEGIFDNYSVKRQIINSGPIIASQLLLVDEVIRAGRNMRKPT